Below is a window of Myroides profundi DNA.
GTATTACTGCAGCATTTTGCTTTGAGTATCTTCATTTGCGCACCTTATACATTGGTGTAGTAGTTATTCTATTTACTACCGTTTATGACTATTTAGTGGTTAAAATGATGAGGGTATTAGAGGAAGGAAAACAGATAGTGGACTGGAGTAAGAAAGTAGTGACTAAGGACTATAAAGTTTACCATATCTTAAGAAGGAAGAAGTAGGCTATATAGCTTTAAGTATAACAATCATTTTAAAGTAAGGATAAAGTATCTTGCCCTTCGGACACCTCTCCAAAGTAAGGGAATAAAAAAAATCTTGTAATTAAGTCTCTCACATTAGAGTTAATTACAAGATTCTGTCGACCTTAGATTCCAATATGTAATTCGTATTCATCGTCTGCTTTCTCTTCGAAATCATAAATAGAATTTGCTGGTGAAATTGCGTTGCATGTTGAGCAAACGTAAGCATCTATTGATGGGTCGTAATAGTGATTTTCGTGATTGTTTTCACAAGTTTCACTTTTTGCAAAAAGTAAATTTTCTGTCATATATGTGAGTTTTTTAAAGTTGTCTCTAAGATAGTATTTAAAAGTATAGAAAACAAATAATTATAGGCTTGGATATGTGTTTTTATTGTTAATATTTTCTAAACATTGTGTTTTTGTATGTGGTTTAGGTTTAATCGATGTGAAATGATGAATTTTTTAGAGATAAGAGGTTTAATAAAAATATTATTCTATAAGGTTCCTTAGGTTAAAAAGGTCTTGTAGGGTAAATAGAAATTCAGATAGAGTCAATAATTATATAAGGTGAAATAGTCTATCAAGACAAAATCAAAAAAATGTAGAACACATTTCCTAATCTCCTTAATTAATACTATTTTTGGCTAATATGCTATAGAACGCTTATAGCTTAGTAATCAATAAATTCAATATATTTTACTTTATGTCAGACGATAAAAAGGTAATTTTTTCGATGTCAAAAGTGAGTAAAACTTACTCATCGACAAATAAGACTGTATTAAAAGATATTTATTTAAGCTTTTTCTACGGGGCTAAAATTGGTATTTTAGGTCTAAATGGTTCAGGTAAATCTTCTTTATTAAAGATTATTGCTGGGGTTGATAAAAACTATCAAGGTGATGTGGTGTTTGCACCAGGATACACTGTTGGGTATTTAGAACAAGAACCACAATTAGATGAAACAAAGACTGTTATCGAAATCGTTAGAGAAGGAGCTGCTGAAACGGTAGCAATCTTAGATGAATTCAATCAGATAAATGATATGTTTGGTTTGCCAGAAGTGTATGAAGATGCAGATAAAATGCAGAAACTGATGGATAGACAAGCTGAGCTACAAGATAAAATAGATGCTGTAGGAGGATGGGAGCTAGATACAAAACTAGCTATCGCTATGGATGCTTTGCGTACTCCAGAGCCTGATACTCCTATTAATATTCTTTCTGGAGGAGAGCGTCGTAGAGTTGCTTTATGTCGTTTGTTATTACAAAACCCAGATGTATTATTATTAGATGAGCCTACTAACCACTTAGACGCGGAGTCTGTACACTGGTTAGAGCAACACTTACAACAGTATTCAGGAACAGTAATTGCTGTAACGCACGACCGTTATTTCTTAGATAACGTAGCAGGATGGATTCTAGAGTTAGACAGAGGAGAAGGTATTCCATGGAAAGGGAACTATTCTTCTTGGTTAGATCAAAAGTCTACAAGATTAGCTCAAGAGGAGAAGGTTGCTTCTAAACGTCGTAAGAACTTAGAGCGTGAGTTAGACTGGGTGCGTCAAGGTGCTAAAGGTCGTCAAACGAAACAAAAAGCAAGGTTACAGAACTACGATAAGTTATTAAACGAGGATCAAAAAGTTCTAGAAGAGAAATTAGAGATTTATATCCCTAATGGACCACGTCTTGGAACGAATGTGATTGAAGCAAAAGGTGTAGCGAAGGCTTTCGGAGATAAATTGTTATATGATGATTTAAACTTCACTTTGCCACAAGCAGGTATTGTTGGAATTATCGGGCCTAATGGTGCTGGTAAGTCTACTATCTTCCGTATGATTATGGGAGAACAACAACCTGATGCAGGTACATTTGCTATTGGAGATACGGTTAAGATTGCTTATGTGGATCAAGCACACTCTAATATAGACCCAGAGAAATCAATTTGGGAGAACTTCTGTGATGGTCAAGAGTTGATCATGATGGGTGGTCGTCAAGTGAATTC
It encodes the following:
- the ettA gene encoding energy-dependent translational throttle protein EttA; the encoded protein is MSDDKKVIFSMSKVSKTYSSTNKTVLKDIYLSFFYGAKIGILGLNGSGKSSLLKIIAGVDKNYQGDVVFAPGYTVGYLEQEPQLDETKTVIEIVREGAAETVAILDEFNQINDMFGLPEVYEDADKMQKLMDRQAELQDKIDAVGGWELDTKLAIAMDALRTPEPDTPINILSGGERRRVALCRLLLQNPDVLLLDEPTNHLDAESVHWLEQHLQQYSGTVIAVTHDRYFLDNVAGWILELDRGEGIPWKGNYSSWLDQKSTRLAQEEKVASKRRKNLERELDWVRQGAKGRQTKQKARLQNYDKLLNEDQKVLEEKLEIYIPNGPRLGTNVIEAKGVAKAFGDKLLYDDLNFTLPQAGIVGIIGPNGAGKSTIFRMIMGEQQPDAGTFAIGDTVKIAYVDQAHSNIDPEKSIWENFCDGQELIMMGGRQVNSRAYLSRFNFGGSEQNKKVSTLSGGERNRLHLAMTLREEGNVLLLDEPTNDLDVNTLRALEEGLENFAGCAVVISHDRWFLDRICTHILAFEGDSQVYFFEGSFSDYEENRKKRLGDVAPTRLKYKKLVR